From one Thermatribacter velox genomic stretch:
- a CDS encoding carbohydrate ABC transporter permease, giving the protein MRYYRASGIAFLIPIIVLIAIFYSMIVWDFVAAFTFWQGLKPTWKFAGLYNFSRLFGMERFWINIRNNILWLLFFIGPTVFVGFILAYLLTHLRRGESIFWQIFLFPMALSFIITGVLWAWMYDPSSGLINSILKMLGVNTSRLGWIALPKTAIYCMIVAAFWQYLGFALVIYLGAIKGIPYEMVEAARVDGASHWTVAFRIIFPNVGHATLICTTMLAITTVKVFDLVWIMTRGGPGVSTEILPYLMYRLTFDSRDIGMGTATSIVILALSAAMVIPYSMWAIKKWVRI; this is encoded by the coding sequence ATGAGGTATTATCGAGCTTCCGGTATCGCGTTCCTTATACCCATCATAGTTTTGATTGCCATTTTTTACAGCATGATTGTCTGGGACTTTGTGGCCGCATTTACCTTCTGGCAGGGTTTAAAACCAACCTGGAAATTTGCTGGTCTATATAACTTTTCCCGATTATTTGGCATGGAAAGGTTCTGGATTAACATCCGTAACAACATTTTATGGTTGCTTTTCTTTATTGGACCCACTGTTTTTGTGGGGTTCATCCTTGCTTACCTCCTGACACATCTTAGAAGAGGTGAGAGTATTTTTTGGCAAATATTTCTCTTCCCCATGGCTCTCTCTTTCATTATTACCGGAGTGTTATGGGCTTGGATGTATGACCCCAGTTCCGGCCTGATTAATTCTATTCTCAAAATGTTGGGAGTGAACACTTCGCGCCTGGGTTGGATTGCGCTTCCCAAAACAGCCATATACTGCATGATTGTAGCGGCTTTCTGGCAATACCTTGGCTTCGCTCTGGTAATCTATCTGGGAGCCATAAAAGGCATACCCTACGAAATGGTTGAGGCTGCCAGAGTAGATGGTGCTTCTCACTGGACGGTAGCATTTAGAATCATTTTCCCTAATGTAGGTCACGCAACTCTCATCTGCACCACAATGCTCGCTATAACCACAGTAAAGGTCTTCGACCTGGTCTGGATAATGACCAGAGGTGGTCCTGGAGTCAGCACCGAAATTTTACCCTACTTAATGTACAGACTCACCTTTGACTCTCGAGATATCGGAATGGGGACAGCCACGAGTATTGTCATTCTGGCTCTCTCGGCAGCTATGGTTATCCCTTATTCCATGTGGGCCATAAAAAAGTGGGTGAGGATATGA